AGTTGACCTGCATCCCTACCTGGTATTGAGTATGACAGAAAAATTATCCTTGCAGGCAGATGTTGTCTTTAACTGGAGGTATTCAGCTGGCGATGGGATTTACCGCCCAAGTGGCAACTTTAATACTGCAGGGACTGCATCAGCTCATCGCTATATTGGTACAACCTACCTGCTCAGTGCCGATTACAGGTTTACCCCATTGCTGTCTTTTAGCTGTGGTGGGCAATACTTTAAAACAGCTGCCTTTATCCGCGATATCGTTGGCCAGACGTCGGATTCAAGGTTCTTTAACGCTCAAATCTCATTCAAATTTTAACATTAAAAGAAATAAACATGAACAAAGAAACAACCATAACACAGCAATTTGCCATATATAAGCGGTATGTTATACTGCTGATGCTTTCAGTAATTTTTACGGTAACGTCAGCTAAAGCGCAACAAACAACTGCCATAGGTACAACCAAAGTATGGGGTAGCGTTAAAGGTGTTGCAATTGAAGGCGTGGTGCAAGGTCCTTCTGCGCAAGTTAGCGATCTTCAGGTTGCCTGTGTATTTGAATATACAGAAGGGGATATTTTTAATTCTCCGCCGGCTTTACCGGCAGCCCTAAATGGAATGGTACACCTGGACCAGGACATGAAAGGTCTTGTAACGGAACTACGCAAGAGTGGTAAATTTATGGGGCATGCGTACGAAACAATTCTCATCAGTCCGCCAAAAGGAACTATTGGTGCTAAAAAACTACTGCTGATTGGTCTTGGCGACCGTAATAAATTTGAAGCCTCCATTATGACATCGGTAGGTAGTGTGGCCATGAGTGAAGCACTTAGGTTGGGCGTAGGTAATTTCTCTTTTGCCAGTGACCTCAAAGATGCGGGCATAGACTCCCCAACTGCTTTAGTGGCTGGCAATGTGGTAAGGGGAGCTTTTGCCGCTTATCAGACACAGCTTTGGTTAAAGGATCGAAAGATGGCCGAATTTAAGCCGCTCTCAAAAATTATCCTTTTGGCCGGTCCCTCTTTTTTTACCGTAGCCGGAGAAGGAATTGCAGCGGCAATTGCTGATGTCAATAAATAGTGCTGACCATTTAAACTTATACTGATGATACATGCAGATATGATTTTA
The nucleotide sequence above comes from Pedobacter sp. MC2016-14. Encoded proteins:
- a CDS encoding M17 family peptidase N-terminal domain-containing protein, giving the protein MNKETTITQQFAIYKRYVILLMLSVIFTVTSAKAQQTTAIGTTKVWGSVKGVAIEGVVQGPSAQVSDLQVACVFEYTEGDIFNSPPALPAALNGMVHLDQDMKGLVTELRKSGKFMGHAYETILISPPKGTIGAKKLLLIGLGDRNKFEASIMTSVGSVAMSEALRLGVGNFSFASDLKDAGIDSPTALVAGNVVRGAFAAYQTQLWLKDRKMAEFKPLSKIILLAGPSFFTVAGEGIAAAIADVNK